One part of the Lycium ferocissimum isolate CSIRO_LF1 chromosome 8, AGI_CSIRO_Lferr_CH_V1, whole genome shotgun sequence genome encodes these proteins:
- the LOC132068202 gene encoding uncharacterized protein LOC132068202 isoform X3, producing the protein MLGYLMNEEANRKNTWQLEKRKSMRILLITMITRRCGSHLILETSSVLNYCDADRKIHILTLLERLQNHILISIFSLIKPVPESGCFKEENKEIDKSFYEECNKGGAPTNKEKR; encoded by the exons ATGCTTGGTTACCTGATGAATGAAGAAGCAAATAG AAAGAACACATGGCaattagagaaaagaaaaagcatgAGGATCCTATTGATTACAATGATTACAAGGCGATGCGGTTCACAC TTGATTTTAGAGACCTCCAG TGTTCTGAATTACTGTGATGcagataggaagattcatatTCTTACATTACTAGAACGACTCCAGAACCACATTCTTATTTCAATTTTCAG CTTAATTAAACCAGTACCAGAGTCAGGATGCTTCAAGGAAGAAAACAAGGAAATAGACAAGTCATTCTATGAG GAGTGCAACAAAGGAGGTGCACCAACTAATAAAGAGAAAAGATAG
- the LOC132068202 gene encoding uncharacterized protein LOC132068202 isoform X4, with product MLGYLMNEEANRKNTWQLEKRKSMRILLITMITRRCGSHLILETSSVLNYCDADRKIHILTLLERLQNHILISIFSLIKPVPESGCFKEENKEIDKSFYEHSHIISYYSWWILS from the exons ATGCTTGGTTACCTGATGAATGAAGAAGCAAATAG AAAGAACACATGGCaattagagaaaagaaaaagcatgAGGATCCTATTGATTACAATGATTACAAGGCGATGCGGTTCACAC TTGATTTTAGAGACCTCCAG TGTTCTGAATTACTGTGATGcagataggaagattcatatTCTTACATTACTAGAACGACTCCAGAACCACATTCTTATTTCAATTTTCAG CTTAATTAAACCAGTACCAGAGTCAGGATGCTTCAAGGAAGAAAACAAGGAAATAGACAAGTCATTCTATGAG CATAGTCACATTatcagttactattcatggTGGATCCTTTCATGA